The Acidicapsa acidisoli genome contains a region encoding:
- a CDS encoding c-type cytochrome codes for MKRLRLMSQVVFLLVVIVSGLWLFSHAQAQHQRSTFTPSVPRVWDDEAIATLELPLADPVGSPKHIASDYYYRIPVRPIYKSYPVYAPGHEPPNYMEWLKQQAPEVLWDESAHKPNLSSSEDWIAAGRIVFNTPIYFTTHRIASMNDVRDLKWYQATGVPVAKDGVVPFVRYVIRKQGEVDLGDFACGFCHTRVMPNGSVLEGAQGNFPFEKSKAWYFGRRLANPDDARKAEADLRHLDHSLYAAPWQKPDPSMPIDNMTTDQLIAAHAAMPAEVTARHRSSLFYPLQIPDLIGVKDRRYLDHTGLQKHRSIADLMRYAALNQGADDLASYDGFVPADFHYSTKRPEPDDPIAVGGRYSDEQLYALAMYLYALEPPPNPNKFDALANRGKKIFESEGCGTCHTPPLYTNNKLTPAEGFRVPPEARKQFDIAPFSVGTDPNMTLKTRRGTGYYKVPSLKGVWYRSMFGHSGWCASLEDWFDPKRQQDDYEPTGFKPYGAESYSVKGHPFGLDLSEEDRRALIAFLKTL; via the coding sequence ATGAAAAGGTTGAGGTTGATGTCCCAGGTTGTGTTTCTGCTGGTGGTCATCGTGAGTGGGTTGTGGCTGTTCTCGCATGCCCAGGCCCAGCACCAACGCTCAACTTTCACGCCTTCGGTTCCGCGGGTGTGGGATGACGAAGCGATCGCGACATTGGAGCTGCCGCTCGCAGACCCGGTCGGATCGCCAAAGCACATTGCCTCCGATTATTACTACCGCATTCCCGTTCGTCCTATCTACAAGAGCTACCCGGTCTACGCTCCGGGGCATGAACCACCGAACTATATGGAGTGGCTCAAGCAACAGGCTCCCGAGGTCCTGTGGGACGAATCAGCTCACAAGCCCAATCTCAGCTCTAGTGAAGACTGGATCGCGGCCGGACGAATCGTCTTCAACACGCCGATCTATTTCACAACGCATCGGATCGCCAGCATGAACGACGTGCGAGATCTAAAGTGGTATCAGGCAACTGGTGTTCCTGTTGCCAAGGATGGAGTCGTACCGTTTGTCCGATATGTCATTCGAAAGCAGGGCGAGGTGGACCTCGGCGATTTTGCCTGCGGCTTTTGCCACACGCGAGTCATGCCCAATGGAAGTGTTCTAGAGGGTGCCCAGGGGAACTTCCCGTTTGAGAAAAGCAAAGCTTGGTACTTCGGCAGACGGTTGGCCAATCCCGATGATGCCCGGAAAGCTGAGGCCGACCTTCGACACCTTGACCATTCGTTGTACGCAGCTCCATGGCAGAAGCCTGATCCATCGATGCCAATAGACAACATGACCACGGACCAGTTGATCGCCGCGCATGCGGCCATGCCTGCGGAAGTAACAGCCCGGCATCGGAGCAGCCTCTTTTATCCACTCCAGATTCCAGACCTTATTGGCGTTAAGGATCGCCGTTACCTGGACCACACAGGACTGCAAAAGCACCGTTCCATCGCGGATCTGATGCGCTACGCGGCATTGAACCAGGGTGCTGATGATCTTGCTTCTTACGACGGTTTCGTGCCCGCGGATTTTCACTACTCGACAAAACGCCCGGAACCCGACGATCCGATCGCCGTCGGCGGTCGATACAGTGACGAGCAGCTTTATGCATTGGCGATGTACCTGTACGCTCTCGAACCACCTCCCAATCCGAACAAGTTCGATGCACTCGCCAATCGCGGTAAAAAGATATTTGAGAGCGAAGGGTGTGGAACCTGTCACACGCCTCCTCTTTACACCAACAACAAGCTCACGCCGGCTGAAGGTTTCCGTGTGCCTCCTGAGGCGCGAAAACAATTCGACATCGCACCGTTCTCGGTTGGGACAGATCCAAATATGACCTTAAAAACGAGACGAGGCACGGGTTATTACAAAGTGCCGTCGCTGAAGGGCGTCTGGTACCGCAGCATGTTCGGGCACAGCGGCTGGTGCGCGTCTCTCGAAGATTGGTTCGATCCCAAACGCCAGCAAGACGACTATGAGCCGACAGGGTTCAAACCTTATGGCGCCGAGAGCTATTCGGTCAAAGGTCATCCCTTTGGATTGGATTTGTCCGAAGAAGATCGCCGAGCGCTCATCGCATTCCTGAAAACTCTTTGA
- a CDS encoding DmsE family decaheme c-type cytochrome — translation MRRLLFASAMITVLFWLCMPHRVVDAAGQDKQKSDPGRTNASVRKDPSINPADYVGSETCATCHAEVSTKFAINPHSKLALMHGGKGVTCESCHGPGKAHVESGGDATKIFQFSKATPKMVDDKCLSCHADTHANFERSSHGAAGVSCTSCHSSHVFQSEANLLKVSEPKLCYGCHTDAKAAFAQPFHHKVNEGLMKCSDCHNPHGTFEDKLLKSSADQNAICTECHAETAGPFVYEHPPLKTEGCTSCHFPHGSPNPRLLTRNNVNSLCLQCHSASMNFTAPGTPSFHNQANQYQACTVCHVQIHGSNASSVFFK, via the coding sequence ATGCGGCGTTTGCTCTTTGCTTCAGCGATGATTACGGTGCTGTTCTGGCTTTGTATGCCTCACCGAGTAGTAGATGCTGCTGGTCAAGACAAACAGAAATCTGATCCAGGCCGCACAAATGCATCGGTCAGAAAAGATCCCTCGATCAATCCTGCCGATTACGTCGGGTCTGAGACCTGCGCCACTTGCCACGCTGAGGTCTCAACGAAGTTCGCTATCAATCCTCATTCGAAGCTTGCTCTTATGCATGGTGGAAAAGGCGTTACATGCGAGAGCTGCCACGGTCCCGGCAAGGCGCATGTGGAGTCCGGCGGCGATGCTACTAAGATATTTCAGTTCTCAAAAGCAACACCGAAGATGGTGGATGACAAGTGCCTGAGTTGCCACGCAGACACACACGCGAATTTCGAACGCTCCTCGCATGGGGCAGCCGGTGTTAGCTGCACAAGCTGCCACAGCAGTCATGTCTTCCAGAGCGAAGCGAATTTACTGAAGGTATCGGAGCCGAAGCTGTGCTATGGCTGCCATACCGACGCGAAGGCCGCCTTTGCCCAGCCATTCCACCACAAAGTGAATGAAGGATTAATGAAATGCAGCGACTGCCACAATCCACATGGCACGTTTGAGGACAAATTACTCAAGTCGAGCGCCGACCAGAATGCCATCTGCACCGAGTGCCACGCAGAAACTGCCGGTCCGTTCGTGTATGAACATCCTCCGCTCAAGACCGAAGGCTGCACTTCCTGTCATTTTCCCCATGGGTCGCCAAATCCGCGTTTGCTCACTCGCAATAATGTGAACTCGCTGTGCCTGCAGTGCCATTCTGCTTCGATGAACTTTACCGCGCCTGGCACGCCTTCATTCCACAATCAGGCTAATCAATATCAGGCTTGCACAGTTTGCCACGTTCAGATCCATGGCTCAAACGCCAGCAGCGTGTTCTTCAAGTGA
- a CDS encoding universal stress protein, which yields MDISKQFPFETIVVASDFSQKSSSTLRYAQAIALQHGAKLVLVHVIDPIGYAFPTGVPSALSVDQTAREELNRVEEQLRAQGISVHSVVQTGDICELILQTVRDHGGDLLVLGTRGKTAVGRAALGAIARQLLAKTEFPILTVTPDVEFLIPWAGKWRTVLLATDFSTCSLAALTAAHRIAHRLLTVLHSSVTESDTEHRSHLEQLRFLAPMNESHTVPVEHIATTGEAGQVIVDFVLKHQIDLVVLGSPATMLSEEDMHTSTVLQVISGVHCPVLCIPAPREKGKSATSAIESGREETAALQKA from the coding sequence ATGGATATCTCCAAGCAATTTCCCTTCGAAACGATCGTTGTGGCGTCAGACTTTTCACAAAAATCTTCGTCCACACTTCGCTATGCCCAAGCCATAGCGCTCCAGCATGGCGCTAAGCTAGTGCTCGTACATGTGATAGATCCCATTGGCTACGCGTTTCCCACGGGGGTGCCTAGCGCCCTCTCCGTCGATCAAACGGCTCGCGAAGAACTGAATCGGGTCGAAGAGCAGCTACGCGCACAGGGGATTTCGGTTCACTCAGTTGTTCAGACGGGCGACATTTGTGAGCTCATCCTGCAGACGGTGCGTGACCACGGTGGGGATCTTCTGGTTCTTGGAACCCGCGGCAAGACGGCGGTTGGTCGGGCGGCGCTCGGAGCGATCGCGCGTCAACTCCTGGCAAAGACCGAGTTCCCCATCCTCACCGTCACACCCGATGTCGAATTCCTGATTCCATGGGCGGGAAAATGGAGAACCGTTCTGCTGGCAACAGATTTTTCCACTTGCTCCCTGGCCGCATTGACCGCTGCACACCGCATCGCGCATCGGCTGTTGACGGTTCTCCACTCTTCCGTGACAGAAAGCGACACAGAGCATCGCAGTCATCTGGAACAGTTGCGCTTTCTCGCGCCCATGAACGAGTCTCACACCGTTCCCGTCGAACACATAGCGACCACTGGCGAAGCTGGACAGGTGATCGTGGACTTTGTCCTCAAGCATCAAATCGATCTAGTAGTCCTGGGCAGTCCTGCGACGATGCTGTCGGAGGAAGATATGCACACCAGCACCGTGCTCCAGGTGATATCCGGAGTCCACTGCCCTGTGCTTTGTATCCCTGCTCCCCGGGAGAAGGGAAAGTCGGCGACGTCGGCGATTGAATCCGGGAGAGAGGAAACTGCAGCACTGCAGAAAGCTTAG